The following coding sequences are from one Anolis sagrei isolate rAnoSag1 chromosome 6, rAnoSag1.mat, whole genome shotgun sequence window:
- the FIS1 gene encoding mitochondrial fission 1 protein: protein MESVVSEVVALEDLQKFEKKYNAELKEGNVSKGTKFEYAWCLVRSKYTDDIKKGIELLEDLLPKGTKEEQRDYVFYLAVANYRLKEYEKALKYIRGLLKTEPGNTQALELEKLINKAMQKDGLVGMAIVGGMALGAAGLAGLIGLAIAKSKP from the exons AAGTTTGAGAAGAAGTACAATGCTGAGTTGAAAGAAGGAAACGTTTCCAAAGGGACCAAATTTGAGTACGCGTGGTGCTTGGTCCGTAGCAAATACACCGACGACATCAAGAAAGGCATTGAACTCCTGGAAG ATCTGTTGCCCAAAGGGACCAAAGAAGAGCAGCGTGACTATGTCTTCTATTTGGCAGTGGCCAATTACCGACTAAAG GAGTATGAGAAAGCATTGAAGTACATCCGGGGCCTGCTGAAGACAGAGCCGGGTAACACGCAGGCCTTGGAGTTGGAGAAACTTATCAACAAGGCCATGCAGAAAG ATGGCTTGGTTGGCATGGCAATTGTCGGCGGCATGGCCCTGGGGGCGGCCGGGCTGGCCGGCCTCATTGGCTTGGCCATCGCCAAATCGAAACCATAA